ATCCTATCCCCATAGCTCCCTAGCCTGCGGTATGATAAGGCTTACTTAAGGGGGCGTGGCGGAATGGTAGACGCTGCGGACTTAAGTAATTTGAGCCTTAGTGGGGAAACTTGCTAAGTGACTGCTCTCAAATTCAGGGAAACCTAAGTCTGATGTCTGTTTTCAGCATTTGAGATAGGGCAATCCTGAGCCAAGCCGTTTTTTATCACGGGAACGGAAGGTGCAGAGACTCGACGGGAGCTACCCAACCATGATTCGTCAAAGGGGGTAAAGAGAGAGTCCAATTCTCAACACTTGCGGGTGGCTGTGAAAGCAGCAGGAGAATGAAAATCCGTTGACCTTATAAGTCGTGAGGGTTCAAGTCCCTCCGCCCCCACTAATCAATAATCTGAGACTGTCCAAGAAAGTCTTTGCAGCAAGCGTTTTAGAGCATTTTAGGCTATTCTTCAGTCTCAGTTAGTCTCACAAAATCCACTGCAATCCAGGGGTAAGTAGGGGTAAACTCAGGGGTAATCGCTCTTGAGACTCACAGCTTACCCCTATGGCACTTACAGTCCTGACCATTAGCAATGCCAAGCCTAAAGACAAAGTACAGAAACTTTTTGACAGTTGTGGTTTATTCCTGGAAATTACTCCGAAAGGCAGTAAACGTTGGCGGCATAAATATTATTACCAAGGCAAAGAAAAGCTACTCAGTTTAGGGCTTTACCAAGATGTCAGTTTAGCTGAAGCACGAGAAATCCTCAGTGAGCAGAAAAAACAACTGGCAAAAGGGATTGATCCTTCAGCCGCACGACAAGCGATTGAGTCGGCACGAGTCGCTACTGCGCTGAACCAGTTCGAGGTCGTAGCAAGAGAGTGGTTTGCCAACAAGCAACCAAGCTGGGCAGCAAGTCATGCCAAGGTTAATCTGCAAAGACTTGAGCGGGACGTATTTCCGTTAATAGGAGATAGAGGAATTGCCGATATTACAGCCCCAGAGATATTGTCTCTACTCCAAGGCATTATCAAGCGTGGTTCCATTGAAACCGCCCATCGAGTCAAAAGTATAATCTCTCAGGTGATGCGTTATGGCATTGCAACTAATCGAGTAGATCATGATGTCACCCCAGGATTAACTGGAGCGTTACCGCCATCTCCAGAGAATCATCTAGCTGCAATTACAGACCCAAAACGATTAGGGCAAGTCTTAAAGATGTTTGATGCTTATCCTGGTGGGCTGGTAGTGCGCTGTGCTTTGCAGCTAACTCCTTTATTGTTTGTGCGTCCGGGTGAGTTACGTGCAATGAAATGGGCAGAAGTTGACCTTAACACTAAAGAATGGCTATCCACTCTCAGCAAGACCAATCAACCGCATATCGTACCGTTGGCTACTCAGTCAGCCGCAATTCTGCGTGAAATACAACCTTTTACACGGACAGGTGAGTTTGTGTTTCCGAGTCCCCGAACATCAAACCGGCCAATGGCCAATGAGTAATGCAGCGATTACGGCGGCTCTCAGGGCAATGGGGATTGATGGCAGTGAGCAAACGGCGCATGGTTTCCGAGCGACTGCCAGAACGCTGCTGGATGAAGTCTTAGGCATTCGACCAGATTACATCGAGCATCAGCTAGGACATACCGTAAAAGACCCGCTCGGACGAGCCTACAACCGAACTACGCACCTAAAGGAGCGGCGGGAGATGATGCAAGTCTGGGCAGATTATTTGGACACATTAAAGGAGCAAGTCTAATGTCAGCATCCTACAAAGACATGGAGCATTTCGACTTTTTGGTAGCGGCTTGCCTTCTATTCAACTTAGACCCTATCGAGAAGAACCAGAAACTACCGGAGGTCAGAGCAAGAGTAACGGACTTAAGGAAATGGGTTGAGGCAAGAGCAAACCGCATAAATGATAAGACAATTCCACCCTTTATGAGAGGTTCCAAATCTGCCGAGCAGTATGAGCAAGACCCTCCTCCAGAAAACATTAGTCGAGAATTGTTGATCGAATATGCAGGGACAAGAGGACTTAAGCCTAGCTTTCTATTTCCTGATGAAGCCGAGGAATCTGACGACGAGTTAGACCACAATAGACGGTTATCTTACTTAAAGCTGATCTTGGCTTTATTTAAACAGCAAAAGATCGGGATAAGTGACAAGGATATTGTCAGTAAAGTTGAACTGATAACCACGACAACCCTTGAGAAGAGCATGGATAGAAAGACAATCAATAAGATCATCAATGAGATACGAACTCACTCTAGCCTTAAAGCTAGTCGCCAAAAATGAGAAACGCTATAACCTATATTTGGCAAAGCTTTCCGATGGGAAAATGCCATTATCCCATTTTGTTTTTCATTATCCGTCCCATGCAATGAAATCTTTGCTAGACTCAAAGAGTCCCTGTAGAGCTAACATAATGCAGCAACATTTAGAATTACCCACCACTGGTTTCTTACGTCTAAATCAAATTTTGCAGATTATCCCAATTGGAAAATCTACGTGGTGGGCTGGCGTGAAAAGCGGACGTTTTCCCAAGGGAGTCAAACTCTCTGTTCGCACGACTGTTTGGAAGGTAGAGGATATTCGCAGTTTAATTAAAACAGCAGGAGGTGAAGCGATTAGCTACTAAAAAATTTCCCCCTTTAGCTTGGAACTAAAGAGGGCAGAACTTCTTTCAGAGAGAAAGAAAGAATAGAAAAGGTTTTCTTATTTATACGGCTATTTTATCACAAATGCAAGCCCTGCAAGGGTTTTAGGGGATTATACTATCCCGCTTTCTTTCTCTCCAACGGTTTAAACCCTAAAAAAAGTTGGAGAAATATACATGATTGATACAAAAATTAGAACCTTTTTGAAAGGTCGTGGCATTCCAGAAATGGATGCTGCAAGGCTTGGTATTCGCTACGTCACCTACAAAGAGGCTACTACTCAGCTTGGTTTCGGCACTTGTTCTACGAGTCCTGATGGTGTCATTTTCTTTCCCTTTGCGCCAGGCAGTAAATTTGGGGCTGCCCGAAATTGGTATAACTCCAAAGAGGCTGAAGCGCATCACCTCGCTCAACTTAATGAGTGGCAGACCTCTCAAGGAAAAAAGCAATTTAAGCACGTTCCCAAATACCTGCTTCCATCAGGTACGAAGGCAGGGGTTCTTTATGATCCCTACACTATTCTGCGCCCTGAAACTCAGCAACCCATAATTCTTGGGACTGAGGATGTAATCGGGGCAGAGAAGGCAGCTATTCGAGGGATACGGGTTATATCCACATTTGGAGTTTGGCTGGGACTTAAGGCAGATGTGGAAGCAAGTAAAGACCCTGATTGGCGGCACAGCCTGGAGGGTAAGTTCCCCGCCTATCTCGCAGACAGTGACGCTATTCATAAGCCTTCTGTTGCAGCGGCGTTAATTCGTACTGGCATTTTGATTAAGTGCCGAATTGGTTGTTTTCCGGCGCAGGGTAAAGACAAAGTTGGCTTTGATGAATGGTTGGACGCTAACCCTACGGCTACGGCGGAAACCTTGCAGGCACTTGTCTCAGAAAATGCGATGGGCGTGTTTGAATGGCTCGCAACCTTGCTTCCTTCTCATGTCAACTGGTTACAGGAGCGGGGCTATGTTGACACCGAAGCAACCTTAATTGCTGGCAAGGTCAAAGCTGCTATTCTCTCTGAGTTATTCAAACACTATGAAATTGCTGATCTCCGGGCTAATGGGTTTTATGACAAAGTGCTTAAACCGATTGGCACAAACTTAGAGATACTCAAAAACTATCAACTACAGTCCCAACTGGAAGCTGAAGAGCCTAAATCCCAACCTCTTGCGGAATTGGTTGTTAACCTGTGTACGCAAGAATGTGAGCTTTATCACGATGCAGAAAAAGAGGTTTACGCCGATGTGATTGTTGATGGTTGCCGTCACACATATCGGTTACGTTCAGTCGAGTTTAAGCGGTGGGTTGCTCGGCGGCTGCATGAAAATTTTGGGCGTTGCCTTAACTCCGATGCCTTTACCGCAGCCCGAACCACGCTAGAAGCTGTGGCGACTTACGAAGGCAAAGAGACTAAAGTATGGCTCCGAGTTGGAGACTATAACGGCAAAATCTATCTGGATTTGTGTAACGAAAAATGGCAAGCAGTCGAAATTGATACGCAAGGATGGCGGATTGTTGACTGTCCTCCAGTACGATTTTGGCGGCCTAATTCAATGCTTCCGTTGCCAACTCCTGTTGAAGGTGGAAACTTAGAGGACTTCAAAAAACTAATGGGGCTGGACGCTGACACTCCAGAAGCCAAACGGACTTGGTTTATCCTCGTTACCTTCTGGATTTATTGTCTAACACCCTTTGGTGATTATCCTATTTTGCTGCTGGCAGCGTGTCGGGGCAGTGGTAAAACAACCATTACGGAAGCTATGAAAGGTACGATTGACCCCGGCAAAGCTCCCTTGATTCATATTTCCGGTGATGCCCATAAAGTCGGTGTCGCTGGCTCCCGGCGATGGCTTATGGCTTACGATAACGTGAGCTATATTTCTGAAGCTGAGAGCGATATTCTTTGTCGAGTTGCCACTGGATTCGGACACAGTACCCGCACGTTATTTGAGACCGAAGGGGAAACTAACTTCGACTTTTCCAGGCCCCAAGTGATCACTGCAATTGACCATGTTGTAACTCGTGATGACTTGGCAGATCGGCTCTTGATGGCGCAGTTACCAGAAATTGATAAGTCTAAGCGACTCTCTAAGCAGCATCTCAAAGCCAAGTTAGAGGCAATGAAACCGGGCATATTAGGGGCTTTATTGACCCTACTCTCTCAGGCTCTAGCGATTCGGGAAACCTTAGAGGACAAGGATTTACCTCGGCTGGCAGACTACGGCAAATTGGCGATTGCGGCAGAGCGGGCTTTAGGGATTGACGCTGATACCGAAGAAGGCTTTGTCAAGATTTTCGAGGCAAACCGTGAAATGTCCCGACAGGTGGTTCTGGAATCTTCGCCAGTTGCAGGAGCAATTATGGGACTAGTTTCAGACCTTCAATCTCATGGGGGCTATGAAGGGACGGCTACTGACCTTTTGAGCGTACTGGAAACCCGTGTTCAGCATGGCGCAACTAGCCTAAAGTCTTGGACCAAGGCTCCAAACTCCCTAGTTCGGCAACTGAACCGCCTTAAACCCGACCTCAAGGCTTGCGGTATCGAAATCCAGTTCGGGCGCAACATGAAGACCAACGAGAAGACTATCCATCTTCAAAAATTACTTCCAGAAAGCCGGGAGCAGTAAGACAGGTAAAAATATCGGAAATATCGTTAATACCGTTAGTAAATCCCTGAAAGCCTTGCACCATAAGGGTTTCATTCCTAACGGTATTATCGTCAGTCTTAACGATATTGGTTTAAGTATCGTAAGTTCTGAAAGCTTTGCGGCATATAGTTTCTACGCTTAGTGCATAGCGTTCTAACGATATTAACGATATTTTCACCTGCTTTACTGCTTGGCAGATTGGCGAACTAACTCGCCTACTTATGCGGATTTGAACAGACGTGGTTTTTCTTATTCATTCAATTCAAGGAAAACCAAGAATAAAACTACGTTCTTATCAAGAGAAAATCATCAATGAAGTCCACGCTTCGCAATCACGCCGCATTGTGATTTATGCGCCGACAGGTGCGGGGAAAACGGTTATTGCTTGCCGCCTCATCCGAGACCTGTTATCTCAAGGTTTACGCATATTGGTCTTGGTGGATCAAGTGACACTAATTGACCAAACTAGCGAAAAGTTGAAGGCATGGAATATTCTGCACGGGTTCATCAAATCTGGAAAACCGGAAAATTCTGCGCCTCAAATACAGGTGGCAAGTACGCAAACCCTGTCCAGGCGGCACAAGTGGAAAGTACAACCCTTTGATGTGGTGATTTTAGATGAGTGCCACACGACTGCATTTAGTCGGGCAGCTAAAACTCTCCGTTCACTGATGCCCAATGCACGTCACATTGGACTGACTGCAACTCCTTGGCGATCTGCAAAGCACGAAGGCTTAGGGGATGTTTTTGATGAGTTAATTAAAGCCCCCCTCCCTTCTGACCTGATAAATATGGGCTTTCTAGTGCAGCCTGTATACTACCAGTTAGCTGAGGTCAATTTGAAGGGGGTCAAGGTTAAGTGTGGTGACTATGACCTAAACAGACTTGCGGTTGTATGCAATACCCCAGAGCAGGTGAAACTGGCTATCAGTGAGTATCAGAGACTCGCCTTTAACCGACCTGCAATATTTCGCTGTCAATATTGAACACGCTGAAGCACTTGCAGAGGAAGCTAGACGGCAAGGGATAAAAGCACAGGCAATTACAAGCCTAACTGCGCCTAAAGATAGGGAGAAATTTCTAGGTGACTATGCTTCTGGTCATCTCACATTTCTAGCTAGTTGTGGCTGTCTCAGTGTTGGTTTTGATGCACCTCATGCCTCTGTAGTGTTGATGTGCCGCCCAACAAAATCCCTGATTGTGTACTTACAGCAGCTAGGACGAGTTCTGCGTCCATCGCTAGGGAAAAAAGATGCTCTGGTGTTGGATTTTGCTGGGAATGTGTTTGCACACGGTCGTGTGGAAGATATTAAAGATATTGCGCTAGATCATGGGGGAGTTGCCCCTAAAGGTACTGGAAAACCACCAATTAAGCTTTGCCCGACTAGCCAAAAAGATCGGGACGGTAAAGTTGGTTGCAGTGCTCTCGTTCCTCTGTTTAGTTCTCAGTGCCGACATTGTGGTTATCTTTTTGGGAAACAAAAGGCAACTCCAACGGGACAGCTTCAGCAAGCTACCAACAATAAGGCAGCTATTAGGCAGTTTTTTGCGGTCGCCAAACAGCAGGGAAAAGATAAGCGATGGCTTTATGCCAAGTTGCACAGCCTCTCAAACCTTACTCAATCTGATTTTGAGTTGTACGGAACCTTGAGGGGTTACAAGAAGCCAAAGGGATGGGCATACTACCAGATGCAGGAGTTAAAACAGAGAGCTTAGGAGTGTTTTTATAACTGAGTAGGTACTGGTTTTGTGCCTACTTGGTATGAACACCCTTAATGTATTTAGTCCATGCAAAAAAGTAAATCAGCGTGGACTTTCGTTTTACAGCACTTTCGGCATCTATTTGGTACATTCAAGCCTTGAATCTAATTCAAAACAGGGGTGTAGCACCTTAAGCTGTACCAGTCCAATATCGAATCCGCTGTATCTCTGCGCTGTAAGACACGAAATTGAATGTGACGCACATACTCCCTAAACTTGAAGTTGAGTGATAAGTATAAATACTTACTCTTTGTTTTGTGCAGCTAGTTCCCGATCAACTGCTTCTTTTAGAACTTTCCGCAACCAAGTCAGTCTTTCGGCGGTTGGTAGCGAATAGACATAATTGCCTACAGATTGACCGACACGCACACTAATCGGTTTGGGATACCAAGACTCATCAGGTTTTGCGCCTGGCGTATAACGTGGCTTGAGATTGCGGTTTTGTGGTCTATCTGACATGACATTCATTAGTTCAACAACTTCACTCTACACTAGAACTCAATGTTACATAGAGATAAGCTGTGGTTATCCATTCTCGTATGTTACATAGAAAATGCTAATATTCAAATCATTAATTCTCTATGTCACATAGTAGATAATAAGGATATAAACAAAGAGAGCGCAAGTCGCCAAACTAGAACGCTCTCTCTACCCCAAGTAAGAGGTCTTTATATTATGTCTGCTAATTTCTCTGGTATTCAAGTCGCTAAATCTGCACAGGATTTGATCTACTCCGTATCTAATGCCATTCGTATCTTGGGACGCAAATATAACGCTCTCAAGGTTCAAGTCTGGTTCAACTGCGTTTATGTCTGGGCTAAGGGTCAAGTTTCCCGCCTTGTCAGCAAGTCTAAATTTCGGCATCAGTTTGTAGATTTCCGCAAAGCTGGCAGCAAGGTTTTGGAAGTTACTAAGGACTTATTTGAACCGAACACTTACCACGTTTACAACCCTGTTAAAGATTCTCGTCACCACGTCACTATTGAGCGTTCCCATAAGTCACCGCTGCAATGTACCTGTGAGGACTATAACAGCCAACTTCAGGTCTTGGGTAAGGGTGTCTGTAAGCATGGCTACGCTATTTTATCTGAGCTTGGGTACTCATCCCTTGCGGACTATTTAGGCGTAACAAGCTAAAGCAATTCAGACAGTCAGGGGATGCTGCTAAATCCCCATCGCTACACCCACCTAGTTTTTTAAGGATTAAACGATCATGACTTATTCGCAATATCTGGATCGGCTTCGTGAACAGCAAGATGAGGATCGGGCTAAGGCTGAGATGGATCAAGATTTTGATTGGCTTTGTGAAAATAAACCGATTGATGACCCTGACCCGATTCTGCACCCTGATTTATTCGATGAGAACGGCAATTTGATTGATGAGTGGTAACTAACTGTAGAGCTTTGCTCGTGCATAGCTGCCTCTGGGGATGGGCTTAAATCCCCGCCTAAATTGCCCTACAACTACTGGAGAATCACCAATGAACGCAACATTACCTAATGTCAATCCTGAAGCCTTAGAACCGCCTATAATGCCTGGAGAATGGTCACTGAAACAAATTGAATCTGCGCTGAGTCGTCCACTGCCTCAATGTCTGTTAGCGCAGCGCAAACAAGGTGGCACGACGTTAACCTATATCCCCTGGCATACTGCCAATAAAATCCTGTCGAAATACTGCCCAGGTTGGACGTGGCAGATTACACAGATTCAGTTATCTGACAGTCGCTTGTTTATGGTCGAGCAGTGATGGGTTAATTGTCCGGTCTGCTACGGGGACTGAGAGCTTAGATTGTAGTTCCTATGGTGATCCATCTAGCAACGCTGAATCTATGGCATTTAGGAGGGCTTGCGCTCGGTTTGGCTTAGGGCTGTATCTTTACGACAAGTAATCACTTCGGGCCTGGGTAAGCCTAAAAACTGCCGATGTTGTTTGTTGAGGGTTGAATCTAAAATTAGAAGACGAAGTAGGTTTATTTCTAAATGCAAACCACCATACTCCAAAGATACTAACAACTATAATAAGTGAGAGAATAGTTATTAATTTAATATTATTAAAATTTTCTAATCCTTCTTCAAAATAATTACTCAACTCCTCTGATAATCTAGCAATACAACTTTCCATTACATCTACCACATGATCTTTTGCTTGCATAAATCTCTTGCGGTATAACTCAAGTTGCTTGTCGTTCCTTGTGTAATTGGTAAATTCAACTCCAGTATTTTGAAATTTAACACAACTATTCCAGAGTTTTTCACGTTCTTCCTTCAATAATTTCCTAAGCCATCCAATCTTTAATTTTTTTCGAAAAAGAACTGATATAAAGAATTTAAAAGCACCATCTCCATAAAAATCATTTATAATTTTCTCGCAATCTATAATCGCTTTGTCAAATACAAAGACTACAGAATATGGACTAAATTGATCAATAACACATTTCAATTCGCTTTCACCATAATCTCCTTGCACTTTTTCGTACAAGAAAAACTTAGAAAAATCGTCACCTAATTTCGTAACAACATCCGCAATGTCGTCTGCTAATTTGTTCATTAGTACTTACTTCTCAATGAAAGTCTCTCTACTTAAACATATATCTATTTTTTTCGAAATCTAGCATGGTTCTCTAGCTGATCTTTTTATTATTTGGTTTTACTTAATTATTCATTTGTACTTCTTAACTATCTAATGCACACCTTTCAGACTAGAGTTACAGATGCCTTTTTCTAAAAATGTGAGTGTCTGTGCAATTTATAGTATGCAGCCTCTACTAGCGGTAATGAGTCGGTGTCATAGTTTAGTGCTGCGGCATAGTTTGGACACTCTCGTTTATAAAGCCTGTTTGATTGTATGGCACAAATAAGATAATTGCTATGCACAATAGGGTAATAGAATTGGCATTGATTAGGCTCAAATATCTTTTATAACTTGCCAATTAAATGAATTCCCCTAGTTCTACCTATGGATAAACCAAAAGCAAAATTACATGAAGCTCTCCAAAATTCTCATTACCGCTGAAAATGCTTAGAGTTTAGTAAATTGAATACCATGATCACCTGGGTAATGACTTTGGTGCAAGTTACGTCCAAACCAAATTTCGTCTGGTATGCGTTCGGGAAAAGCAGTACAAGCTCTATAGGGGTTATTAGAGTCTGATTCGGATAGATGTAAACAATTTGAACAAACTGGACTAAATCTGTACTGTTCTACATCTAAGTTCTTTCCAGCAGGTAATTGAGGAGGTGCAGAATAAATTTGTCTATAAGTGCCTGTGTATTCTAGAAGTATTGATGCGCCAAAACTGGAGCTTCCATACAAGTTAGAATTTTCAGCTAAAAAGTCTTGAATAACTTTTATCGTTTTTCTTAGGTATTCGATGGATTTTTCTAAATTCTCCTTTTCTTTTCTCCTTGCGTCATTTAAATCACCTGAAAGATACTCACTTTCGATTTTCTCTTCTAGTTGATGAATTGACTTTCTCAGGCCAGAATTAATTGCTTTTCCTAACTCATAGGCAAGCTTACGATTATGCACATGAACTTCACGCACCGTTGCAACGAGCTTGGCTCCCTGTAAGACAACCAAATCAGGAGCATCTTTGAGTAATGTGCCTAAAACTCCTCCGGTGACTCCTCCTATAAGAGCACCCCCTCCAATAATGACTGCTACCCCACCAGCCATTCCAAAGCCACCTACTGCAATAGCACCCCCACCTAATGCAGCTAAAACAGAACTTGTAGCGGCAGCCCCATAGAGTCCAGCAGGAGCCAACAAGCCCACTACAGCAGGTATTGCAAAAGGAGCTAAAAGCGCAAAAAGTGCCGCACCAACAAGCAACCACCAAAAAAGATTTCCACCTCCTTTTATTCCTTTAATTGCTTCTTCAAAGAAGTCTTTTAGGCGCAGACATGAAACAGGATCAAGGCAAAGATATTCAGAAATGTATTTGATTTCTTCTATCCAGCAATCATCTGTAAAGAAGTTTCCACGATCAGCCTTGAGATTTTCATACTCTTTATTGTTGCAATCATCCTTTTCAAAAATAAAATAAGGGTTAAATACGATCAATTCAATAAGAATTGTGATTCTATCAATGAGCCTTGATTGATGCTTTAGTAATTCATTTGAATAATCGAATAAATGTTCTTCATCTAATGAATTTACTTTCTTGTTGGCAAGGCTAGCTAGAAATTCTTCAATATAATTCTTCCAATTTTTTGCCCAAGTTTTTTTAAGCCTTCTTATGTTTATGTTTTCTTCTCTTTCTACATCCTGTAGAGTTAGATAATACTGATAACTAGACATTACTAGGTATTCTTGCCAATCCAACTTAAATAGGTTACTGTCCATGTTTTAATTTCCTCGCCAATTATCTGCTTACTTTCTAAATCCTTGGAGTTACGAGTACCCCAAATGCTCTAATCATTGCTGACTCACCACCCCAAGCCCTTCTCACGTTTTC
The window above is part of the Pseudocalidococcus azoricus BACA0444 genome. Proteins encoded here:
- a CDS encoding phage holin family protein, whose protein sequence is MDSNLFKLDWQEYLVMSSYQYYLTLQDVEREENINIRRLKKTWAKNWKNYIEEFLASLANKKVNSLDEEHLFDYSNELLKHQSRLIDRITILIELIVFNPYFIFEKDDCNNKEYENLKADRGNFFTDDCWIEEIKYISEYLCLDPVSCLRLKDFFEEAIKGIKGGGNLFWWLLVGAALFALLAPFAIPAVVGLLAPAGLYGAAATSSVLAALGGGAIAVGGFGMAGGVAVIIGGGALIGGVTGGVLGTLLKDAPDLVVLQGAKLVATVREVHVHNRKLAYELGKAINSGLRKSIHQLEEKIESEYLSGDLNDARRKEKENLEKSIEYLRKTIKVIQDFLAENSNLYGSSSFGASILLEYTGTYRQIYSAPPQLPAGKNLDVEQYRFSPVCSNCLHLSESDSNNPYRACTAFPERIPDEIWFGRNLHQSHYPGDHGIQFTKL
- a CDS encoding tyrosine-type recombinase/integrase, whose amino-acid sequence is MSNAAITAALRAMGIDGSEQTAHGFRATARTLLDEVLGIRPDYIEHQLGHTVKDPLGRAYNRTTHLKERREMMQVWADYLDTLKEQV
- a CDS encoding DEAD/DEAH box helicase, with translation MVFLIHSIQGKPRIKLRSYQEKIINEVHASQSRRIVIYAPTGAGKTVIACRLIRDLLSQGLRILVLVDQVTLIDQTSEKLKAWNILHGFIKSGKPENSAPQIQVASTQTLSRRHKWKVQPFDVVILDECHTTAFSRAAKTLRSLMPNARHIGLTATPWRSAKHEGLGDVFDELIKAPLPSDLINMGFLVQPVYYQLAEVNLKGVKVKCGDYDLNRLAVVCNTPEQVKLAISEYQRLAFNRPAIFRCQY
- a CDS encoding helix-turn-helix transcriptional regulator, with amino-acid sequence MQQHLELPTTGFLRLNQILQIIPIGKSTWWAGVKSGRFPKGVKLSVRTTVWKVEDIRSLIKTAGGEAISY
- a CDS encoding tyrosine-type recombinase/integrase, yielding MALTVLTISNAKPKDKVQKLFDSCGLFLEITPKGSKRWRHKYYYQGKEKLLSLGLYQDVSLAEAREILSEQKKQLAKGIDPSAARQAIESARVATALNQFEVVAREWFANKQPSWAASHAKVNLQRLERDVFPLIGDRGIADITAPEILSLLQGIIKRGSIETAHRVKSIISQVMRYGIATNRVDHDVTPGLTGALPPSPENHLAAITDPKRLGQVLKMFDAYPGGLVVRCALQLTPLLFVRPGELRAMKWAEVDLNTKEWLSTLSKTNQPHIVPLATQSAAILREIQPFTRTGEFVFPSPRTSNRPMANE
- a CDS encoding DEAD/DEAH box helicase; translated protein: MSIRDSPLTDLQYFAVNIEHAEALAEEARRQGIKAQAITSLTAPKDREKFLGDYASGHLTFLASCGCLSVGFDAPHASVVLMCRPTKSLIVYLQQLGRVLRPSLGKKDALVLDFAGNVFAHGRVEDIKDIALDHGGVAPKGTGKPPIKLCPTSQKDRDGKVGCSALVPLFSSQCRHCGYLFGKQKATPTGQLQQATNNKAAIRQFFAVAKQQGKDKRWLYAKLHSLSNLTQSDFELYGTLRGYKKPKGWAYYQMQELKQRA